CCACTCCGCGGGCTCGGTGCAGCGCATGTGCGACCGCGCCATCGTCCTGGAGAAGGGGCGGGTCGGCTTCGACGGCGACGTCGACGAGGCGATCAAGTTCCTGCACTACGACGGCGACGAGGAAGACGACGGCGACGAGGTCGACTCGCGCGACGACGCGCTCGCCAGCGACATCTAGGCGGCTCCTCGCCCGCCTCCACCCGAGCGGTGTCCCAGCCACCTTCCGCACGTCGGAAAGGTGGCTGGGACACCGCTCGCGGCGTGTCGGGGGCCTGTTGACCGGCGATCCGGCGAGAATGACATCCATGTAACGGCGTGTCGACTGGAAATTACACCGTTGTAGTTACTCGGAACCTCTTCCGTGACTGGTGTGACTGGTGTGAACTTCTGCCTTGTGTGACCTTCCCCCACACAGGAACAGGTTCTTCTCATGCGCCCTTCCCAGGCTCGTCTCGTCACGTTCTGCCAGCAGGTGCTGGCGCTCGGCGTCATGCTCGTCGTGCTCACCCCCGCCTCCGGCGTGGTCTCGCTGGACATCATCGGCGACCGCTCGGCCGGGTCGGACCGCGGCGCGGTCGGGCGCCCGATGCCGGCGGAGCTGACGTCGGCCACGGTCCCGCTGAAGGCGGTCACGCCGCACGTGACGGAGGTGCCGCTCACGACGTCCGGCGGCGGGTTCGCCGGCCTGCAGGGACGTACGGTCGCGGGCGGTGCCACGAGCGCGCGGGTCACCAGCAAGCCGCAGGCCGTCTCAGGCTTCGCGGCCATCGGCGTGACCTGGCAGCACGGCGAGGACCTCGACGACGACCAGATCACCCTCCGGGTCCGCACCCGCACCGGTGAGGAGTGGAGCGGCTGGGAGGCGCTGGAGTACCACGACGAGCACGGCCCCGACGCCGGGAGCGCCGAGGCGGCGAAGGCCCGTCCCGGCACCGAGCCGATGTTCGTCGGCGAGGTCGACGACGTGCAGGTGCAGGCGCGCACCGACGGGGCGACGCTTCCCGACGACCTCTCGCTCGCGCTCGTCGATCCGGGGTCTGCGAAGGGGAGCGAGACCGAGGCTCCCGCCGAGCGCCAGGACGACGCGTCCGGCACGGCGGGCTACGAGCAGGAGTACGACGAGCAGGGCTCGCTGGTGCAGTCGGAGGGCGACGACCAGATCGCCCTGCAGGCGGCGTCGAACAACGGTCGCACCAGCGCACGCATCGCCACCAGCGCGAAGCGCACGGCCGCGCAGCCCACGATCTTCTCCCGCGCCCAGTGGGGTGCCGACGAGTCCATCCGTGACAAGAGCTCGCTGCGCTACGGCACGATCAACGCCGGCTTCGTGCACCACACGGTCAACGCGAACGACTACACCGAGGACCAGGTCCCGGCGATCATCCGCAGCATCTACGCCTACCACGTGAAGTCCCGCGGGTGGAGCGACATCGGCTACAACTTCCTCGTCGACCGCTTCGGCCGGATCTGGGAGGGCCGCTTCGGCGGCATCGACAAGGCGGTCGTCGGCGCCCACACGCTGAACTACAACGACTACGCCTTCGCGATGTCCGCGATCGGGAACTACGACGTGCAGCAGCCCAGCGACGCGATGCTGCGGGCCTACGGCCAGCTCTTCGCCTGGAAGCTGTCGCTGGCCGGCGTCGACCCGGCCTCGATGTCGCAGAAGGTGGGCCGCTCGACCTTCGCGGCGATCAACGGCCACCGCGACGCCGGCTCCACGGCCTGCCCCGGCAAGTACCTGTACGCCCAGATCCCGCTCATCCGGACCTACGCCTCGCAGGCCGCGCCGGTCACGACCGGACCGACGCCGATCGCGGTGTCGGCGCCGAACCCGCAGAACAACCTCGACGCCTCGCCCTACCCGGACCTCGTCGTGCGGCGTGCCTCCGACGGTCGCGGCGTGGTGCTGCCGACTGGCGGCCTCACCTCCTTCCAGAAGCGCACGGTGGTGGGCAAGAAGGGCTGGGACAAGGTCTCCGACGTCCTCGTCTCGCCCGACCTCACCGGCGACGGCGCGCCCGACCTGGTGACGGTCGACAAGCGCGGCACCGTCCGGATCCGCCAGGGCAGCGGCAACGGCAAGTTCGCCAAGACCGTGCGCAAGATGAACCTGCGCGGCTACTCGCTGTTCGCCGCCGCCGGTGACCTCAACGGCGACGGGCGCAACGACCTGGTGGCACGCTTCAAGGGCCGGCTCGTGGTCCTCACCGCCACCGGCAAGGGCGGGTTCTCCCGCAAGGTCACCCGCAAGGGCTACAGCAGCTACCGGCAGATCATCGGCGCCGGCGACCTGAACGGCGACGGCCGCGCGGACCTGCTGCTGCGCTCGAAGAACCGGCTCTACCTCCAGACCGGCTACGGCACCGGGCTGTTCGCCCGTCCGCAGCGGGTCGCGGGGGCCTGGAGCAAGGTCAACCGGATCGTGACCGGCGACTTCAACCGCGACGGTCGCACCGACCTGGCGGCGCGCACCTCGGCGGGCCAGATGATGGTCTACCCCGGCCACGGCAACGGCAGCTTCGGGGCGCCTGTCGGGCCGGCCACCAACCTGCGCACGATGCGTGCCATCACCAGCGCGAACCTGGTGGGCGGCCCCGGCGCCGACCTCGTGGGCGTCGCCGGCAAGCAGCTCGTCGTCGTGGCCAACCGCGACACCTTCGAGCTGGGCGCGCCGATCGACACCGGTGTCTCCTTCGCGGGGATGGACCGGCTGCTCAACGCCGGCGACGTCAACCGCGACGGCTTCGGCGACGTGGTCACCCGCGACACCTCCGGTCAGCTGTGGCTCGCCACGGGCAACGGCACCGGTGCGCTCGCCCAGCCCACGCTGCTCGGCTCCGGCTTCGGGGCGGTCTCGGGCCTCACCGCCGTCGGCGACGTCACCGGCGACGGGCTGCCGGACCTGATCGGCACCACCGCGGGCAGGCTCGCCGTCTGGGCCGGCAACGGCCGGGGCTTCAACGACCCGGTGCCGGTCAAGGGCGGCGTCCCGTCCCGCGCGGGCCTGCCGAGCGACCTCTCCGGCTTCGACTGGGTGCTGGGCGTGCAGGCGATGACGCTCAAGGGCGGCGGCGACTACATCGTGCGCGACCGCGCCAGCGGGGTCGTCTACGTCTACGGCGGGCGCCGGGCGGGCGTCTCACGTCCGCGCGTGCTCGGTGAGGGACTGGGGGGCTACGACCTGGCCGGGTAGGTCAGGGGCGCGCGGTCAGGACCGTGCGGTCGCCCGTTCGGCGTCGTAGACGGCGTCGAGGCGACCGGGGTCGGGGTTGCGCACGAGGACCAGCGAGCCTCCTCGTCTGAGGGGCTCGGTGAAGGTGGCCGTTCCTGGTGGGGAAGCCGGGTCGGCCACCGAGAGGAGACGGCCGCCGTCGGTGAGAGAACTCCCGACGGCGGCCGTCAGCTCGTCGGCAGGGCTCGCGCCGAACACCTGGTCGTGGGTGAGGGAGTCGGTCGCCGGGTCCGTCCCGCCGGGCGGGTCCCAGGCGGTGAAGCCGTCGGGCTGCGACCAGATCTCCACACCGACGTCGAGGACGCCGGGTGGCAGCGGGTCGGCGAAGCGCACCCCCATCGGGCGCAGGCTGCAGGCGAGGACCGGCACCGACCCGGCGAGCGAGGCCCACCGGTCGAGGCCGTCGGGCCCGCAGACCACGGCGTCGGGGGAGTCGGAGGTCGTGACCTGCAGGCCGACGGTCCAGGCGGCCCCGAGGAACACGGGCGCCAGCCAGTGCGGCGGGAGGTCGACGCGCAGTGTCGCTCCGCGCTCGAGGTCGCACTCCTCGACGAGCAGCCCGGCAGCCTTGGCCACCCAGTTGGCGTAGGTGGTCACGGACAGCTCGACGCGCTCGTCGGTGGCGTGGTCGTAGAAGGTCACCAGGGGGCGACCGGGGTCACGACGCAGCTGGGCGGACAGGACCTCGGCGAAGGTGGTCACGGACGGTCCCGGCCGCGGGTCAGACGACCGTCGGCTCCGGCGAGTCCATGTAGGGGTAGTCCTCCATGAACTGCTCGAGCGCGCTGCCGCTCAGGTCCGAGCAGTACTGCCAGACGCCGACCTGCTTGGACGCGTCGGTCTCGCCGACGCCGCCGACCGACCAGTGCGTGAAGGCGACGTGCTGGCCCTTCGGGAACGGGTCGCCGTCCTCCGAGGTCCACGGCACGGCCTTGAACTTGTCGCGCAGGTTGGTCGTGCCCTCCAGCTTGGAGGCGATGCCGCGCAGCTCGTCCATGGCCGCCGAGTCGTCGGCGATGGTCTCGTCGTACCAGAGGATCGTGTAGCCGTGCTCCAGGTTGTGCACGAGCTCGCCCAGGTCGGGACGGTCCGAGGTGGAGTAGAGCTTGCGGTCCATGCTGTCCCACATGTTCCAGTGCTGCCCGAAGGCGGGCGGGGCGTCCGGGTAGGTCATCGGCGTGCCGACGTCGACGTGGTCCTGGTTGCCGTCGGCCTTCTTGGTGACGACCTCCTGGCAGGTCGAGGCCTTGGCGCCGATCTCGCCGAGCGAGGCGGAGGCGTAGGCCCGCAGGTCCCACCAGTCCTTGAGCGGCTTGAAGGCGGCCGCGCCGATGATGAGCACCGCGACGAGGACGCACACGCCCACGATCGCCAGGCCGCGCCGGTTCTCGGAGCGCGACTGCTGGGAGCGGATGGAGTCGATGACCGCCTGACGGTCGGTCTTCTTTGCCTGCTTGGCCACGGTGCTGGAGGTCTCTCGTGAAGGTGCGTGCGGTGGGACGTCGGCAGAGTCTACGTAGTGGCGGGTGACACGCGGCACACGACGCCGGTTCTGGGGTCCTCGGCCGCGTCCTCCCACGCCTCGACGCGCCACCCGTGGGCGAAGCAGACCGCGGCGACGGCGGTGCGGTCGGCGCCGGCGCGCAAGGCCAGGCCGGCCCGTCGGGCTCCCCGGCGACCGGGCCGGCCACGGCCTCGACCGCGGCCCGCAGCTCCTCGGGCGTGGCGGGCGAGCCGAAGGGTGCGCGGTCGCCGGCGTCGCCGACCAGCGCGCGGACGACCGCCTCGCGCGCGCCGTAGCCGAAGAAGTCCGCACCCTCGGCGCGGACGAGCCACCGGGCGCCGGGGCCGTCGTCGCCGGGCGGCAGCACCAGGTCGGCGCGCCCGCGGACGACCGCGAGCGGCCGGCCGGCGAGCTTGCCCTGCGCGAGCTCCGCCGCGCCGGCGACCTCGTCGGCGACCGCTGGCAGGGTGACGGCGAGCGGGTTGCCGTAGGCGTCGGTGCGGCCCGCGTGGTCCTCGGCGACCACCAGCCCGGCGGCGCCGACGGCCAGGTCGGTCTGGCCCTCGCGCCAGGCGCGGCCGGAGGTGTCGGTGACGACGACGGCGACGTTGACCCCGGCGCGGTCGCGCAGCCCCGCGCGCACGCCGCGCGCCGAGGCGTCGGGGTCGAGCGGCAGCAGCACGACCGCGCCGACCTCGACGTTGGAGGCGTCCACGCCTGCCGCCGCCATGGTCAGACCCAGCCGGTTGCGCACGATGCGGGTGGCCCCGCGACGGGCGACGACCCGGACGGTCTCCTCGTCGATCGCGGCCTCCCGGTCGCCGGCGCGGACGCGTCCCTCGGCCTTGCTGACCACCTTGCTGGTCAGGCACACCACGTCGCCGTCCGCGAGGTCGGCCCCGCCGGCGGTCGCGCCGAGCACCAGGGCGACGAGGTCGTCGCCCGCCACGACCTCGGGGAGGCCGGCGGGCGCCCACACCTCGAGCCGGCCCGGTCGCTGGCTCATCCGGGTCGGACCTCGTCGGCCAGGGTGACGGCCGCCGCCGCCATCGCGGCGGTCGCGTCGAGGTCGGTCATCATGAGCGGCACCGCCCGGGCGCGCAGGCCGGCGGCCTCGAGCGCCCCGACCTGGTCGGCGTCGCGCTCGTCAACCAGCCAGCCGTCGAGCACGCCGCCGGCGGACCGGGCGCCGAAGTGGGCGCCGACCGCTCCCGCGCTGACCTCCACGCCGATGCTGGCCAGCACCTGCGCGGCCATGCCGCGCACGTGGTCGCCGCCGACGATGGGGGAGAGGCCGACGACGGGGGCGGCGGTCGACCGGAGCGCCTCGCGCACGCCGGGGACGCCGAGGATCGTGCCGACCGAGACGACCGGGTTCGACGGCGGCACCACGACCAGGTCGGCCTCCGCGATCGCCTCCAGCACGCCGGGCGCGGGCGTCGCCTGGTCCTGCCCGACCACCAGCACGGCCTCGGCCGGGACCGCGGCGTGCAGCCGCACCCAGTACTCCTGGAAGTGCACGACCCGCCGCCCGCTCGGGCTGTCGGGGTCGGCGACGGCGATGTGGGTCTCCACGCGGT
Above is a genomic segment from Nocardioides okcheonensis containing:
- a CDS encoding DUF3105 domain-containing protein, with protein sequence MAKQAKKTDRQAVIDSIRSQQSRSENRRGLAIVGVCVLVAVLIIGAAAFKPLKDWWDLRAYASASLGEIGAKASTCQEVVTKKADGNQDHVDVGTPMTYPDAPPAFGQHWNMWDSMDRKLYSTSDRPDLGELVHNLEHGYTILWYDETIADDSAAMDELRGIASKLEGTTNLRDKFKAVPWTSEDGDPFPKGQHVAFTHWSVGGVGETDASKQVGVWQYCSDLSGSALEQFMEDYPYMDSPEPTVV
- the cofD gene encoding 2-phospho-L-lactate transferase encodes the protein MPTSNPPSAGSVRRITVLSGGVGGARFLQGLLHGLREGLVPGGTAETEVTVVANTADDWWIHGLKVCPDLDTVMYTLGDGIDHERGWGRRDETWSAKTELEAYGVEPTWFGLGDRDIATHLVRTQMLEAGYTLTQVTEALCRRWQPGVRLLPMSDDRVETHIAVADPDSPSGRRVVHFQEYWVRLHAAVPAEAVLVVGQDQATPAPGVLEAIAEADLVVVPPSNPVVSVGTILGVPGVREALRSTAAPVVGLSPIVGGDHVRGMAAQVLASIGVEVSAGAVGAHFGARSAGGVLDGWLVDERDADQVGALEAAGLRARAVPLMMTDLDATAAMAAAAVTLADEVRPG
- a CDS encoding FG-GAP-like repeat-containing protein → MRPSQARLVTFCQQVLALGVMLVVLTPASGVVSLDIIGDRSAGSDRGAVGRPMPAELTSATVPLKAVTPHVTEVPLTTSGGGFAGLQGRTVAGGATSARVTSKPQAVSGFAAIGVTWQHGEDLDDDQITLRVRTRTGEEWSGWEALEYHDEHGPDAGSAEAAKARPGTEPMFVGEVDDVQVQARTDGATLPDDLSLALVDPGSAKGSETEAPAERQDDASGTAGYEQEYDEQGSLVQSEGDDQIALQAASNNGRTSARIATSAKRTAAQPTIFSRAQWGADESIRDKSSLRYGTINAGFVHHTVNANDYTEDQVPAIIRSIYAYHVKSRGWSDIGYNFLVDRFGRIWEGRFGGIDKAVVGAHTLNYNDYAFAMSAIGNYDVQQPSDAMLRAYGQLFAWKLSLAGVDPASMSQKVGRSTFAAINGHRDAGSTACPGKYLYAQIPLIRTYASQAAPVTTGPTPIAVSAPNPQNNLDASPYPDLVVRRASDGRGVVLPTGGLTSFQKRTVVGKKGWDKVSDVLVSPDLTGDGAPDLVTVDKRGTVRIRQGSGNGKFAKTVRKMNLRGYSLFAAAGDLNGDGRNDLVARFKGRLVVLTATGKGGFSRKVTRKGYSSYRQIIGAGDLNGDGRADLLLRSKNRLYLQTGYGTGLFARPQRVAGAWSKVNRIVTGDFNRDGRTDLAARTSAGQMMVYPGHGNGSFGAPVGPATNLRTMRAITSANLVGGPGADLVGVAGKQLVVVANRDTFELGAPIDTGVSFAGMDRLLNAGDVNRDGFGDVVTRDTSGQLWLATGNGTGALAQPTLLGSGFGAVSGLTAVGDVTGDGLPDLIGTTAGRLAVWAGNGRGFNDPVPVKGGVPSRAGLPSDLSGFDWVLGVQAMTLKGGGDYIVRDRASGVVYVYGGRRAGVSRPRVLGEGLGGYDLAG
- a CDS encoding TIGR03089 family protein — protein: MTTFAEVLSAQLRRDPGRPLVTFYDHATDERVELSVTTYANWVAKAAGLLVEECDLERGATLRVDLPPHWLAPVFLGAAWTVGLQVTTSDSPDAVVCGPDGLDRWASLAGSVPVLACSLRPMGVRFADPLPPGVLDVGVEIWSQPDGFTAWDPPGGTDPATDSLTHDQVFGASPADELTAAVGSSLTDGGRLLSVADPASPPGTATFTEPLRRGGSLVLVRNPDPGRLDAVYDAERATARS